In Carassius auratus strain Wakin unplaced genomic scaffold, ASM336829v1 scaf_tig00007487, whole genome shotgun sequence, one genomic interval encodes:
- the LOC113071530 gene encoding zinc finger CCCH domain-containing protein 7A-like, protein MSATGQDRSSRWQDIQKGLQFIQSTLPFPGTQEQYEVFIQSLVRNLFGEGNDVFLEGDWARSVELYTEALNIAEYAGSEDILISQNLREKLHANRAASYLNIGLHDQALEDSEKALQLNESNYRALYRKAKCLKEIGRHQEAYEVVAKCSMAVPQDTHVIEMTQELAKMLGLKIRKAYVRSKPALNVLPGSSLSGAVNDKHSHSSSSVEDIEMEVDHSMQGMGGPVQVSMPLCSTVSEKEEVESKPLVGVISPPVVPVESHNPEPVPMHVHMPLANGTRPSDSYTVPDTRMDYDTDIIGDELDELLDRASPPESSLDIPTVDGPIPLPTSIAVSSSIQSSLLMPSHLGHPFLSMAPPCTVNLPALYHKPISSYSLGLDTYSSPLDSLDSLSISDPPTDKPFSQHHFMQLSNSDMSVPTIPPIGMGFSTSDRTFMQDYPPQLDLAKNPLADTHEFKQACSSCYIKTGPGVLDYSYLPEDHKCKKDFLLGRTKHSELPTWKLIRPRPTKNQYMGPYYICKDVAIGQECRYLGHCTFAYCQEEIDVWTLERKGFICRENLSDPYGSKPKINLTVPKILQEHHGIFMFLCEVCFDHKPRIISKTNKDNPSLCSHPVTKHTFEEKKCLVHFLRDKTIRYSKIRPYIPHCQMDLCRHEVRYGCQREDFCFYAHSLIELKVWMMQSEQSITHEGIVQESQKYWNMDAALHAQELPPALRRFGPVNLKMQFVCAQCWRNGQVSEPDKNKKYCSAKARHPWSKERRVVLVSSIERKKWTTVRSLPTKKPIPAQFEICLHVAAGKKCQYVGNCSFAHSTEERDLWTFMKDNNIADMEQLYEMWLQSQKPGWSEESSSSSATRENGKQIHMPTDYAEEVAGNHCWLCGKNCNSDKQWQQHITSEKHKERVFNSEDDQNCWQYRFPTGTFRVCERFLLGTCTEEELCKLAHGDEELKEWKDRREFLLMKLAKARKDHLIAPNDNDFGKYSFLLKDIK, encoded by the exons ATGTCAGCCACGGGCCAGGACCGAAGCAGCCGCTGGCAGGACATCCAGAAGGGCTTGCAGTTCATTCA GTCTACCCTGCCTTTTCCTGGCACTCAAGAGCAGTACGAG GTGTTCATCCAGAGTTTGGTGAGGAATCTTTTTGGCGAGGGAAACGATGTGTTCCTTGAAGGCGATTGGGCACGATCTGTTGAGTTGTACACAGAGGCCTTAAACATAGCAGAGTACGCGGGATCAGAGGACATCCTCATCTCGCAAAACCTGAGAGAGAAGCTTCATGCGAACCGTGCCGCATCCTACTTGAACATT GGACTGCATGATCAAGCCCTTGAGGACTCTGAAAAAGCTCTTCAACTCAATGAAAGCAACTACAGAGCTCTTTACCGGAAAGCCAAATGTCTGAAAGAAATAGGAAGACATCAAGAGGCTTACGAGGTGGTTGCTAAATGCTCCATGGCAGTGCCTCAG GATACTCATGTGATTGAAATGACCCAGGAGCTTGCCAAAATGTTGGGACTGAAAATCCGTAAGGCTTATGTCCGAAgcaag cctgctttaaatgttttgccCGGTTCAAGTCTATCAGGAGCGGTTAATGATAAG CATTCTCACAGCTCTTCCTCTGTGGAGGATATTGAAATGG AAGTGGACCATTCTATGCAGGGCATGGGCGGCCCGGTACAAGTCAGCATGCCATTGTGTTCGACAGTGAGTGAGAAGGAAGAAGTAGAGTCCAAGCCTCTTGTTGGTGTGATCTCACCTCCGGTCGTCCCGGTTGAGTCCCATAATCCAGAGCCTGTTCCCATGCACGTACATATGCCTCTGGCCAATGGAACCAGGCCCAGTGACTCTTACACGGTACCAGACACCCGCATGGACTATGATACAGATATTATTGGGGATGAACTGGATGAGCTGTTGGACAGAGCAAGTCCTCCAGAGTCATCTTTG gATATTCCCACAGTGGATGGACCTATTCCTTTACCGACCAGTATTGCTGTCAGTAGTTCGATACAAAGTTCTTTGCTCATGCCTTCACACCTGGGCCATCCGTTTTTGAGTATGGCTCCGCCGTGCACAGTAAATTTGCCCGCACTGTATCACAAGCCAATTTCATCCTATTCTCTTGGTCTGGACACATATTCATCTCCTCTGGATTCATTGGATAGTTTGTCAATTTCAGACCCTCCTACAG ATAAACCTTTTAGCCAGCATCATTTCATGCAG CTGAGCAATAGCGACATGTCGGTGCCAACCATTCCACCCATCGGCATGGGTTTCAGCACATCCGATAGGACATTTATGCAGGATTATCCACCGCAGTTAGACCTTGCCAAGAACCCACTCGCTGATACCCATGAATTTAAACAGGCCTGTTCCTCATGCTACATTAAAACTG GACCAGGAGTGTTGGATTACTCTTACCTTCCAGAGGACCACAAATGCAAAAAAGATTTCCTTTTGGGAAGAACCAAACATTCTGAACTTCCAACATGGAAGCTTATTCGGCCGAGACCCACTAAAAACCAGTACATGGGGCCTTACTATATTTGCAAAG ATGTGGCGATTGGACAAGAATGCCGGTATCTTGGCCACTGTACCTTTGCTTATTGCCAAGAGGAAATAGACGTGTGGACGCTAGAACGCAAAGGCTTCATCTGCAGGGAAAATCTGTCTGATCCTTATGGATCTAAACCGAAGATCAATTTGACTGTGCCCAAAATCTTACAGGAGCACCATGGGATATTCATGTTCCTCTGTGAG GTGTGCTTTGATCACAAACCCCGAATAATCAGCAAAACCAATAAGGACAACCCCAGTCTGTGCTCTCACCCGGTGACAAAGCATACATTTGAGGAAAAGAA GTGCCTTGTACACTTTTTAAGGGACAAAACCATCAGGTACTCCAAAATCCGTCCATACATCCCTCATTGCCAGATGGATCTGTGTAGGCATGAGGTACGGTACGGCTGCCAGCGGGAGGATTTCTGCTTTTACGCCCACAGCCTCATCGAGCTCAAAGTATGGATGATGCAGAGTGAACAAA GTATCACACATGAAGGTATCGTCCAGGAGTCACAGAAATATTGGAATATGGATGCTGCGCTTCATGCTCAG GAGCTCCCACCGGCCCTGCGCAGATTTGGACCAGTTAACCTGAAGATGCAGTTTGTGTGTGCTCAGTGTTGGAGGAATGGCCAAGTCAGCGAGCCAGACAAAAACAAGAAGTACTGCAGTGCAAAGGCCCGGCATCC TTGGTCAAAAGAGAGACGGGTGGTTCTGGTTAGCTCTATTGAACGAAAAAAGTGGACTACAGTTCGATCGCTCCCAACCAAAAAGCCCATTCCTGCTCAGTTTGAG ATTTGTTTGCATGTGGCAGCTGGCAAAAAGTGTCAGTACGTTGGAAACTGCTCCTTTGCTCACAGCACAGAGGAAAGAGATCTGTGGACCTTCATGAAAGATAACAATA TTGCAGACATGGAACAGCTGTATGAAATGTGGCTGCAGTCTCAGAAGCCGGGCTGGAGCgaggagagcagcagcagcagcgctaCGAGAGAGAACGGCAAACAGATCCACATGCCCACCGACTACGCTGAGGAAGTG GCTGGCAACCATTGCTGGTTGTGTGGGAAGAACTGCAACAGTGATAAACAGTGGCAGCAGCATATCACCTCCGAGAAGCACAAAGAACGAGTGTTCAACTCCGAGGACGATCAGAACTGCTGGCAGTATCGCTTCCCCACAGGAACCTTCAGAGTTTGTGAACG GTTCCTCTTGGGCACCTGCACGGAGGAGGAGCTTTGTAAGCTGGCACATGGAGATGAGGAGCTGAAGGAATGGAAGGACCGAAGAGAATTCCTTTTGATGAAACTTGCCAAGGCCAGAAAAGATCACTTGATAGCACCAAACGATAATGACTTTGGCAAATATAGTTTTCTGCTTAAAGATattaagtaa
- the pla2g10 gene encoding group 10 secretory phospholipase A2, translating into MTALYHTFLLFTVSMASLQPQRSLRGKRGLLELAGVIKCSTGRSALTYAMYGCYCGLGGQGWPKDRADWCCHKHDCCYGDAEFAGCQTKMDRYQWTCEEEEVDCDTLNDRCAKILCRCDREAARCLRKAPYNQKYALWPDFLCGCVHPTCNIY; encoded by the exons ATGACTGCGCTGTATCACACATTCCTGCTATTTACAG TCAGTATGGCTTCCCTGCAGCCACAGAGGTCTTTGCGGGGCAAAAGGGGTTTGCTGGAACTAGCCGGCGTGATCAAGTGCAGCACGGGACGATCAGCTTTGACTTATGCGATGTATGGATGTTACTGTGGTCTCGGGGGTCAAGGGTGGCCCAAAGACAGAGCGGACTG GTGTTGCCACAAACATGACTGCTGTTATGGGGATGCAGAATTTGCTGGGTGTCAGACAAAAATGGACAGGTATCAGTGGACGTGTGAAGAAGAGGAGGTTGACTGCG ATACACTTAATGACAGATGTGCGAAAATCCTCTGCCGATGTGACAGGGAAGCAGCCAGATGCCTCCGAAAGGCACCATACAACCAGAAATATGCTCTGTGGCCAGATTTCCTCTGTGGATGTGTTCATCCTACCTGCAACATTTACTAA